One Spinacia oleracea cultivar Varoflay chromosome 4, BTI_SOV_V1, whole genome shotgun sequence DNA segment encodes these proteins:
- the LOC110783609 gene encoding uncharacterized protein yields MDTLVRRGMGVDQGCPRCGEAPETTVHMALLCEGSKLLWKLSPTRMKVQEWEGSFKEWCEEYIKHCKRERAWEITMMIIWQVWNVRNKWVFGRKLDDPALACKRSMLLLGEHEAAKIREVDSLAVGDQPNPSWKPPTRAMYKLNTDAAMPTNGGVGLGMVVRDGVGDIMMCAG; encoded by the coding sequence ATGGATACCTTAGTGAGGAGAGGAATGGGGGTCGACCAAGGATGCCCGAGGTGTGGAGAGGCTCCAGAAACAACTGTCCATATGGCTCTACTATGTGAGGGAAGTAAGCTCCTGTGGAAGCTTAGCCCTACTCGAATGAAGGTACAAGAGTGGGAGGGGAGCTTCAAGGAGTGGTGCGAAGAGTACATCAAGCACTGTAAAAGGGAGAGGGCATGGGAAATAACTATGATGATCATTTGGCAAGTGTGGAATGTTCGTAACAAATGGGTGTTTGGTAGGAAATTGGATGACCCTGCACTAGCCTGCAAGCGTAGTATGTTGCTACTGGGAGAGCACGAGGCAGCAAAGATTAGGGAAGTAGACTCACTAGCTGTGGGTGATCAGCCCAACCCATCTTGGAAACCTCCAACAAGAGCCATGTACAAGCTTAATACGGACGCGGCAATGCCAACAAACGGAGGTGTGGGCCTTGGTATGGTTGTTCGTGATGGAGTAGGGGATATAATGATGTGTGCTGGATAG
- the LOC130472027 gene encoding uncharacterized protein, with the protein MNAPPSEEVIEEIRVVDGEIDGRKCFGHKEVGKIGSRMEIKIQHSSIKGRTTETKEYHKGCVRRRGYLEGGGGGGGGCFCHQHGGQQGYGRNEHVLTATYTEEEVKVALKQMHPTKAPGPDGMPALFYKKFWAVVGDDTIAYVLDILNNGAEIGPINQTHIVLIPKKKVCESTNDYRPISLCNVLYKLVSKVISNRLKLVLPHVISEAHSAFVPCRLITDNVLVAYEMFHYPRKKKKGVKGHMAMKLDMSKAYDRVEWEFVEGIMLKLGFDRSFVTLVMRCISSISYSILFNEGLSSLLQDAEKRKVIHGIKISRNVQPISYLFFADDSLLFTRACETKADTILDILTSYKLASGQKINLEKSEVSFSRNVSIDTQNMLQMKLNFTAWGQKGEERKLSLIIWERLCKSKDSGGVGLRDLRAFNIALLAKQCWRIINYLNSLAAMVLKGKYFPRTSFWEATVPPHASFTWRFILSARDLVKSGTKWILGNGRAIRFWSDSWVEGLPGGRIVTPPVTIEMAAMCVADMRSSDGAGWDAAQLEALLTEQEAEAVKSMNMSESGQPDILCWSHTKNGEFTVRSAYHSHITRMKGDDSTSATSANNILWR; encoded by the exons ATGAATGCCCCGCCATCAGAGGAAGTCATTGAGGAGATACGGGTCGTGGATGGGGAAATAGATGGGAGGAAGTGTTTTGGGCACAAAGAAGTAGGCAAGATTGGCTCAAGGATGGAGATAAAAATACAGCATTCTTCCATAAAAGGCCGAACAACGGAGACAAAGGAATACCATAAGGGGTGTGTTCGACGAAGGGGGTACTTGGAGGGAGGAGGAGGCGGAGGTGGAGGCTGTTTTT GTCATCAACACGGTGGACAGCAGGGTTACGGGAGAAATGAACACGTTTTGACAGCAACATACACGGAGGAAGAGGTAAAGGTAGCCTTGAAACAGATGCATCCGACCAAGGCACCTGGGCCGGATGGGATGCCCGCATTATTCTACAAAAAATTCTGGGCAGTGGTGGGTGATGATACAATTGCATATGTACTCGACATTCTTAATAATGGGGCAGAAATTGGGCCAATAAACCAAACCCATATTGTTCTTATCCCGAAAAAGAAGGTGTGTGAGTCAACTAATGATTACCGACCGATTAGCTTGTGCAACGTCCTTTACAAGTTAGTCTCAAAAGTAATCTCCAACAGGCTCAAGCTCGTTCTTCCCCATGTAATTAGCGAGGCACATAGTGCTTTTGTCCCGTGTCGGCTAATCACGGATAATGTTCTTGTTGCGTATGAAATGTTCCATTATCccaggaaaaagaaaaagggcgTGAAGGGGCATATGGCTATGAAACTAGATATGAGCAAGGCATACGACAGAGTGGAATGGGAATTTGTAGAGGGAATAATGCTGAAGCTGGGGTTTGACAGATCCTTTGTTACACTCGTGATGCGGTGTATCTCCTCAATATCTTACTCCATTCTCTTCAACG AGGGACTTTCGTCCTTACTCCAAGATGCAGAGAAACGGAAGGTAATTCATGGTATTAAGATAAGCAGGAATGTGCAACCCATATCATACCTCTTTTTCGCAGATGACAGCCTCCTATTTACAAGAGCATGCGAGACAAAAGCAGATACCATATTGGACATCCTTACTTCTTATAAACTTGCTTCGGGCCAGAAGATTAATTTGGAAAAATCGGAGGTCTCCTTCAGCCGAAATGTGAGCATCGATACGCAGAATATGCTTCAGATGAAGTTGAACTTTACGGCG TGGGGGCAAAAAGGTGAGGAAAGGAAGCTCTCCCTCATAATCTGGGAAAGATTGTGCAAATCGAAAGACTCGGGAGGAGTAGGCCTAAGAGACCTTAGAGCCTTCAATATCGCTCTTCTGGCAAAGCAATGTTGGCGAATCATCAACTATCTGAACTCCCTGGCAGCAATGGTGCTAAAGGGGAAGTATTTCCCTCGAACATCTTTCTGGGAGGCAACTGTTCCCCCACACGCCAGTTTTACTTGGCGTTTCATTTTGTCTGCTAGGGATTTGGTGAAGAGTGGCACGAAGTGGATTCTGGGTAACGGTAGGGCTATACGCTTCTGGTCAGACTCATGGGTCGAAGGGCTGCCAGGGGGTCGAATTGTAACCCCTCCAGTGACCATTGAAATGGCCGCTATGTGTGTGGCTGATATGAGGAGTAGTGATGGTGCGGGCTGGGATGCAGCACAACTCGAAGCCCTTCTAACAGAACAAGAAGCTGAAGCGGTGAAGAGTATGAATATGTCAGAGAGTGGGCAACCTGACATTCTTTGTTGGTCTCACACGAAGAACGGGGAGTTCACAGTTAGAAGTGCGTACCATAGCCACATTACTCGTATGAAAGGTGATGATAGCACATCAGCTACTAGTGCAAACAATATACTATGGAGGTGA